Within the Corallococcus exiguus genome, the region ATGTCGTAGTGCACGACATCAATCGTGCCGTCCGCCTTGAGCATCACCTTGTCCGCGTCACCGCTCTTGTAGACGCTGGCGTCCGGCTCGCGGTGGGCGTTCTCCGCCTGATCCCATTCGTCCTCGCAGGTGGGCATGCCCGCCTTGGGCGGCTTGCCGGCGTAGCCGACGAACACCGTTCCGTCAGGGCCACCCGCCACGGAGATGACCTTGAGGTACGGCACTCCCGGCGGAGGACCACCCACGCCGTCACGCATGCGGCCGAAGGGATGGAGCCCGTCGGACATCGTGAAGCGCTGAATCGTGTTGGAGCCCTTCTTGATGAGGAACAGTCCCTCCTCGCCGCCCGCGACCCAGACGTTGCCGCCCTGGTCCGCGGAGATGCCGTAGACGTAGCGCGGCGCGCCCTGCTCCTGGTTGTAGAACGTCCAGCCCGGCGCGGAGGGCAGGGGATAGGTCTGCACCTGCTCCGTCGTGCCCGCGTCGGTGCCGGCATCCGTGCCCGCGTCGGTACCGGTTCCCGCGTCCGTGCCCGTGCCCGCATCCGTCCCGGTGCCGGCGTCGGTTCCGGCATCCGTGCTCGTGCCGGCATCCGTGCCCGCGTCCACCTCGCCCGTGCCCGCGTCCGGCAACCGCGGATCCTCCACGGGCGTCACCGGCACCACCGGGTCATCCACCTGTCGCGTGTCGCCGTCGTCCCCGCCGCAGCCCGTCCACCCCAGCGCTCCCACCAGGAGGAGCGCTCCCGTCCACCGCCACCCGTGCCTCATATGCCGACCACCTCACACTGGGCCGGGAGAAGGTCCCCCGGCACGAAGTCATTGTTCGTGGCCATCAAGGCAAGGAGGGTGCCAGCCCCGGAGGGCCGGCCACCGTTGGGACGTCACCGGTGGGCGTCCGTTGCTCGACAGGGCGTGGGCAACCGTTTGCCCATTGTGTGAACGCCGGGGTCCCGGAGCGGCCCCCAACCGTGCTAGGGCCTGGGCAATGGCAGGCAACGACGCACGCGGCCGCACCCCGCTGTCCCTCGTGGGACAGGAGCCGGACCTCGTCTTCTACACACGGCAGGCTTCCGAACACGGAGGCCCCGTGCTCGTGCTGGGCGCCGCCAACGGCAGGGTGCCCTGGTCGCTCGCGGGCCACGGCTTCTCCACCGTCGGCGTGGACCCCTCCGAGGCGATGATCCGCTCCGCCGAGGAGCGCCGCGCCTCCGAATCGCCGGACGTCTCCGAGCGCACGCGCCTCATCGCCGCCGACCCCCGCGCGCTGCGGCTGCCGGAGCAGTTCCCCCTGGTGCTCGCCCCGCAGCACGCGCTGGGCCTGATGTCCGGCCGCGATGACCTGGAGGCGTTCCTCGCCACCGTGCGCCACCACCTGGCCCCCGGCGGCACCTTCATCTACGACGTGCTCAACGCCCCGCGCGAACCCGTGCTGCCTCGCGACGACGACGAGCCCGGCGCCGCCGTGGAGCCTCGCCGCCCCCTCTTCGCGCTGCACCTGCGCGAGCGGCGTCCGGCCGGCGGACAGAGCCCCATCCGCCGCCTCAAGTTGAAGCACTTCCTGCCGGAGGAACTGGAGACCGCCCTCACCGCCAGCGGCCTCACCCTTCGCGAGCGCTTCGGCCGCTTCGACGGCAAGCCCTTCGACCTGGAGGACCTGCGCCAGATTGGCGTTGCCGGGACCTG harbors:
- a CDS encoding class I SAM-dependent methyltransferase, producing MAGNDARGRTPLSLVGQEPDLVFYTRQASEHGGPVLVLGAANGRVPWSLAGHGFSTVGVDPSEAMIRSAEERRASESPDVSERTRLIAADPRALRLPEQFPLVLAPQHALGLMSGRDDLEAFLATVRHHLAPGGTFIYDVLNAPREPVLPRDDDEPGAAVEPRRPLFALHLRERRPAGGQSPIRRLKLKHFLPEELETALTASGLTLRERFGRFDGKPFDLEDLRQIGVAGT